A region from the Prionailurus viverrinus isolate Anna chromosome E2, UM_Priviv_1.0, whole genome shotgun sequence genome encodes:
- the CE2H19orf33 gene encoding immortalization up-regulated protein, whose protein sequence is MLLPTPLPLPSWHYKGPPGAPHIPSLTMEFDLAAALDSTSKKPQGTAQVGDHKHSTPKVQGPSEAGAADKPKHGHGHRSSSDSSSSSSSGDSDVEAKPHAAASDKHKSTAGKVKKPKVKKQKKEKAKKEAPH, encoded by the exons AtgctcctccccacacccctccctctgccctcctggcaCTACAAAGGCCCTCCTGGCGCTCCCCACATACCTTCTCTCACCATGGAGTTCGACCTGGCTGCAG CCCTGGACTCCACCTCCAAGAAGCCACAGGGGACAGCCCAGGTGGGAGACCACAAACACAGCACCCCCAAAGTTCAGGGCCCGTCAGAGGCCGGGGCGGCAGACAAACCGAAG CATGGCCACGGTCACCGCAGCTCCTCAgactccagcagcagcagcagctccgGCGACTCGGACGTGGAAGCAAAG CCTCACGCTGCCGCGTCCGACAAGCACAAAAGCACAGCCGGCAAGGTCAAGAAGCCCAAGgtgaaaaagcagaagaaagaaaaggcgaAGAAAGAGGCTCCTCACTGA
- the YIF1B gene encoding protein YIF1B isoform X6, with protein MHPAGLAAAGTPRQRKWPSKRRIPVSQPGMADPHQLFDDTSSAQSRGYGAQRAPGGLGYVPASASPQEAFLADPVSNMAMAYGSSLAAQGKELVDKNIDRFIPVTKLKYYFAVDTMYVGKKLGLLFFPYLHQDWEVQYQQDTPVAPRFDVNAPDLYIPAMAFITYVLVAGLALGTQDRMIGGVLMGLLFGKIGYYLVLGWCCVSIFVFMIRTLRLKILAEAAAEGVPVRGARNQLRMYLTMAVAAAQPLLMYWLTFHLVR; from the exons CGTCAAAGCGGAGGATCCCGGTGTCCCAGCCGGGCATGGCTGACCCCCACCAGCTTTTCGATGACACAAGTTCAGCCCAGAGCCGGGGCTATGGGGCCCAGCGGGCACCTGGAGGCCTGGGCTACGTGCCAGCCTCTGCATCGCCCCAGGAGGCCTTCCTGGCCGATCCTGTGTCCAACATGGCCATGGCCTACGGGAGCAGCCTGGCCGCACAGGGCAAGGAGCTGGTGGATAAGAAC aTTGACCGCTTCATCCCCGTCACCAAGCTCAAGTATTACTTTGCCGTGGACACCATGTACGTGGGCAAGAAGCTAGGCCTGCTCTTCTTCCCCTACCTGCACCAG GACTGGGAAGTACAGTACCAGCAGGACACACCAGTCGCCCCCCGCTTTGACGTCAATGCTCCTGACCTCTACATTCCAG CTATGGCTTTCATCACCTATGTCTTGGTGGCTGGCCTGGCGCTGGGGACCCAGGATAG gatGATTGGCGGGGTCCTTATGGGCCTGCTCTTTGGGAAGATTGGCTACTACCTGGTGCTGGGCTGGTGCTGCGTGTCTATCTTTGTGTTCATG atCCGGACGCTGCGGCTGAAGATCCTGGCGGAGGCAGCGGCCGAGGGGGTCCCGGTGCGCGGCGCCAGGAACCAGCTGCGCATGTACCTGACCATGGCCGTGGCGGCGGCGCAGCCCCTGCTCATGTACTGGCTCACCTTCCACCTGGTGCGGTGA
- the YIF1B gene encoding protein YIF1B isoform X2, whose translation MHPAGLAAAGTPRQRKWPSKRRIPVSQPGMADPHQLFDDTSSAQSRGYGAQRAPGGLGYVPASASPQEAFLADPVSNMAMAYGSSLAAQGKELVDKNIDRFIPVTKLKYYFAVDTMYVGKKLGLLFFPYLHQDWEVQYQQDTPVAPRFDVNAPDLYIPAMAFITYVLVAGLALGTQDRFSPDLLGLQASSALAWLTLEVLAILLSLYLVTVNTDLTTIDLVAFLGYKYVGMIGGVLMGLLFGKIGYYLVLGWCCVSIFVFMIRTLRLKILAEAAAEGVPVRGARNQLRMYLTMAVAAAQPLLMYWLTFHLVR comes from the exons CGTCAAAGCGGAGGATCCCGGTGTCCCAGCCGGGCATGGCTGACCCCCACCAGCTTTTCGATGACACAAGTTCAGCCCAGAGCCGGGGCTATGGGGCCCAGCGGGCACCTGGAGGCCTGGGCTACGTGCCAGCCTCTGCATCGCCCCAGGAGGCCTTCCTGGCCGATCCTGTGTCCAACATGGCCATGGCCTACGGGAGCAGCCTGGCCGCACAGGGCAAGGAGCTGGTGGATAAGAAC aTTGACCGCTTCATCCCCGTCACCAAGCTCAAGTATTACTTTGCCGTGGACACCATGTACGTGGGCAAGAAGCTAGGCCTGCTCTTCTTCCCCTACCTGCACCAG GACTGGGAAGTACAGTACCAGCAGGACACACCAGTCGCCCCCCGCTTTGACGTCAATGCTCCTGACCTCTACATTCCAG CTATGGCTTTCATCACCTATGTCTTGGTGGCTGGCCTGGCGCTGGGGACCCAGGATAG GTTCTCCCCAGACCTCCTGGGGCTGCAGGCGAGCTCTGCGCTGGCCTGGCTGACATTGGAGGTGCTAGCCATCCTGCTCAGTCTCTACCTGGTCACTGTCAACACCGACCTCACCACTATCGATCTGGTGGCCTTCTTGGGCTACAAATATGTTGG gatGATTGGCGGGGTCCTTATGGGCCTGCTCTTTGGGAAGATTGGCTACTACCTGGTGCTGGGCTGGTGCTGCGTGTCTATCTTTGTGTTCATG atCCGGACGCTGCGGCTGAAGATCCTGGCGGAGGCAGCGGCCGAGGGGGTCCCGGTGCGCGGCGCCAGGAACCAGCTGCGCATGTACCTGACCATGGCCGTGGCGGCGGCGCAGCCCCTGCTCATGTACTGGCTCACCTTCCACCTGGTGCGGTGA
- the YIF1B gene encoding protein YIF1B isoform X3, producing the protein MHPAGLAAAGTPRQPSKRRIPVSQPGMADPHQLFDDTSSAQSRGYGAQRAPGGLGYVPASASPQEAFLADPVSNMAMAYGSSLAAQGKELVDKNIDRFIPVTKLKYYFAVDTMYVGKKLGLLFFPYLHQDWEVQYQQDTPVAPRFDVNAPDLYIPAMAFITYVLVAGLALGTQDRFSPDLLGLQASSALAWLTLEVLAILLSLYLVTVNTDLTTIDLVAFLGYKYVGMIGGVLMGLLFGKIGYYLVLGWCCVSIFVFMIRTLRLKILAEAAAEGVPVRGARNQLRMYLTMAVAAAQPLLMYWLTFHLVR; encoded by the exons CGTCAAAGCGGAGGATCCCGGTGTCCCAGCCGGGCATGGCTGACCCCCACCAGCTTTTCGATGACACAAGTTCAGCCCAGAGCCGGGGCTATGGGGCCCAGCGGGCACCTGGAGGCCTGGGCTACGTGCCAGCCTCTGCATCGCCCCAGGAGGCCTTCCTGGCCGATCCTGTGTCCAACATGGCCATGGCCTACGGGAGCAGCCTGGCCGCACAGGGCAAGGAGCTGGTGGATAAGAAC aTTGACCGCTTCATCCCCGTCACCAAGCTCAAGTATTACTTTGCCGTGGACACCATGTACGTGGGCAAGAAGCTAGGCCTGCTCTTCTTCCCCTACCTGCACCAG GACTGGGAAGTACAGTACCAGCAGGACACACCAGTCGCCCCCCGCTTTGACGTCAATGCTCCTGACCTCTACATTCCAG CTATGGCTTTCATCACCTATGTCTTGGTGGCTGGCCTGGCGCTGGGGACCCAGGATAG GTTCTCCCCAGACCTCCTGGGGCTGCAGGCGAGCTCTGCGCTGGCCTGGCTGACATTGGAGGTGCTAGCCATCCTGCTCAGTCTCTACCTGGTCACTGTCAACACCGACCTCACCACTATCGATCTGGTGGCCTTCTTGGGCTACAAATATGTTGG gatGATTGGCGGGGTCCTTATGGGCCTGCTCTTTGGGAAGATTGGCTACTACCTGGTGCTGGGCTGGTGCTGCGTGTCTATCTTTGTGTTCATG atCCGGACGCTGCGGCTGAAGATCCTGGCGGAGGCAGCGGCCGAGGGGGTCCCGGTGCGCGGCGCCAGGAACCAGCTGCGCATGTACCTGACCATGGCCGTGGCGGCGGCGCAGCCCCTGCTCATGTACTGGCTCACCTTCCACCTGGTGCGGTGA
- the YIF1B gene encoding protein YIF1B isoform X4, which yields MNSSAVLSTQPASKRRIPVSQPGMADPHQLFDDTSSAQSRGYGAQRAPGGLGYVPASASPQEAFLADPVSNMAMAYGSSLAAQGKELVDKNIDRFIPVTKLKYYFAVDTMYVGKKLGLLFFPYLHQDWEVQYQQDTPVAPRFDVNAPDLYIPAMAFITYVLVAGLALGTQDRFSPDLLGLQASSALAWLTLEVLAILLSLYLVTVNTDLTTIDLVAFLGYKYVGMIGGVLMGLLFGKIGYYLVLGWCCVSIFVFMIRTLRLKILAEAAAEGVPVRGARNQLRMYLTMAVAAAQPLLMYWLTFHLVR from the exons ATGAATTCATCCGCAGTGCTGAGCACACAGCCTG CGTCAAAGCGGAGGATCCCGGTGTCCCAGCCGGGCATGGCTGACCCCCACCAGCTTTTCGATGACACAAGTTCAGCCCAGAGCCGGGGCTATGGGGCCCAGCGGGCACCTGGAGGCCTGGGCTACGTGCCAGCCTCTGCATCGCCCCAGGAGGCCTTCCTGGCCGATCCTGTGTCCAACATGGCCATGGCCTACGGGAGCAGCCTGGCCGCACAGGGCAAGGAGCTGGTGGATAAGAAC aTTGACCGCTTCATCCCCGTCACCAAGCTCAAGTATTACTTTGCCGTGGACACCATGTACGTGGGCAAGAAGCTAGGCCTGCTCTTCTTCCCCTACCTGCACCAG GACTGGGAAGTACAGTACCAGCAGGACACACCAGTCGCCCCCCGCTTTGACGTCAATGCTCCTGACCTCTACATTCCAG CTATGGCTTTCATCACCTATGTCTTGGTGGCTGGCCTGGCGCTGGGGACCCAGGATAG GTTCTCCCCAGACCTCCTGGGGCTGCAGGCGAGCTCTGCGCTGGCCTGGCTGACATTGGAGGTGCTAGCCATCCTGCTCAGTCTCTACCTGGTCACTGTCAACACCGACCTCACCACTATCGATCTGGTGGCCTTCTTGGGCTACAAATATGTTGG gatGATTGGCGGGGTCCTTATGGGCCTGCTCTTTGGGAAGATTGGCTACTACCTGGTGCTGGGCTGGTGCTGCGTGTCTATCTTTGTGTTCATG atCCGGACGCTGCGGCTGAAGATCCTGGCGGAGGCAGCGGCCGAGGGGGTCCCGGTGCGCGGCGCCAGGAACCAGCTGCGCATGTACCTGACCATGGCCGTGGCGGCGGCGCAGCCCCTGCTCATGTACTGGCTCACCTTCCACCTGGTGCGGTGA
- the YIF1B gene encoding protein YIF1B isoform X1, which produces MHEQDEAPPLGGTHFSGETVNKIKQLICQPALSSRSSKRRIPVSQPGMADPHQLFDDTSSAQSRGYGAQRAPGGLGYVPASASPQEAFLADPVSNMAMAYGSSLAAQGKELVDKNIDRFIPVTKLKYYFAVDTMYVGKKLGLLFFPYLHQDWEVQYQQDTPVAPRFDVNAPDLYIPAMAFITYVLVAGLALGTQDRFSPDLLGLQASSALAWLTLEVLAILLSLYLVTVNTDLTTIDLVAFLGYKYVGMIGGVLMGLLFGKIGYYLVLGWCCVSIFVFMIRTLRLKILAEAAAEGVPVRGARNQLRMYLTMAVAAAQPLLMYWLTFHLVR; this is translated from the exons ATGCATGAACAAGACGAAGCTCCGCCCCTTGGAGGCACACATTTTAGTGGGGagacagtgaacaaaataaaacagctaaTATGTCAGCCGGCGCTGAGTTCTCGAT CGTCAAAGCGGAGGATCCCGGTGTCCCAGCCGGGCATGGCTGACCCCCACCAGCTTTTCGATGACACAAGTTCAGCCCAGAGCCGGGGCTATGGGGCCCAGCGGGCACCTGGAGGCCTGGGCTACGTGCCAGCCTCTGCATCGCCCCAGGAGGCCTTCCTGGCCGATCCTGTGTCCAACATGGCCATGGCCTACGGGAGCAGCCTGGCCGCACAGGGCAAGGAGCTGGTGGATAAGAAC aTTGACCGCTTCATCCCCGTCACCAAGCTCAAGTATTACTTTGCCGTGGACACCATGTACGTGGGCAAGAAGCTAGGCCTGCTCTTCTTCCCCTACCTGCACCAG GACTGGGAAGTACAGTACCAGCAGGACACACCAGTCGCCCCCCGCTTTGACGTCAATGCTCCTGACCTCTACATTCCAG CTATGGCTTTCATCACCTATGTCTTGGTGGCTGGCCTGGCGCTGGGGACCCAGGATAG GTTCTCCCCAGACCTCCTGGGGCTGCAGGCGAGCTCTGCGCTGGCCTGGCTGACATTGGAGGTGCTAGCCATCCTGCTCAGTCTCTACCTGGTCACTGTCAACACCGACCTCACCACTATCGATCTGGTGGCCTTCTTGGGCTACAAATATGTTGG gatGATTGGCGGGGTCCTTATGGGCCTGCTCTTTGGGAAGATTGGCTACTACCTGGTGCTGGGCTGGTGCTGCGTGTCTATCTTTGTGTTCATG atCCGGACGCTGCGGCTGAAGATCCTGGCGGAGGCAGCGGCCGAGGGGGTCCCGGTGCGCGGCGCCAGGAACCAGCTGCGCATGTACCTGACCATGGCCGTGGCGGCGGCGCAGCCCCTGCTCATGTACTGGCTCACCTTCCACCTGGTGCGGTGA
- the YIF1B gene encoding protein YIF1B isoform X5 — MHEQDEAPPLGGTHFSGETVNKIKQLICQPALSSRSSKRRIPVSQPGMADPHQLFDDTSSAQSRGYGAQRAPGGLGYVPASASPQEAFLADPVSNMAMAYGSSLAAQGKELVDKNIDRFIPVTKLKYYFAVDTMYVGKKLGLLFFPYLHQDWEVQYQQDTPVAPRFDVNAPDLYIPAMAFITYVLVAGLALGTQDRMIGGVLMGLLFGKIGYYLVLGWCCVSIFVFMIRTLRLKILAEAAAEGVPVRGARNQLRMYLTMAVAAAQPLLMYWLTFHLVR, encoded by the exons ATGCATGAACAAGACGAAGCTCCGCCCCTTGGAGGCACACATTTTAGTGGGGagacagtgaacaaaataaaacagctaaTATGTCAGCCGGCGCTGAGTTCTCGAT CGTCAAAGCGGAGGATCCCGGTGTCCCAGCCGGGCATGGCTGACCCCCACCAGCTTTTCGATGACACAAGTTCAGCCCAGAGCCGGGGCTATGGGGCCCAGCGGGCACCTGGAGGCCTGGGCTACGTGCCAGCCTCTGCATCGCCCCAGGAGGCCTTCCTGGCCGATCCTGTGTCCAACATGGCCATGGCCTACGGGAGCAGCCTGGCCGCACAGGGCAAGGAGCTGGTGGATAAGAAC aTTGACCGCTTCATCCCCGTCACCAAGCTCAAGTATTACTTTGCCGTGGACACCATGTACGTGGGCAAGAAGCTAGGCCTGCTCTTCTTCCCCTACCTGCACCAG GACTGGGAAGTACAGTACCAGCAGGACACACCAGTCGCCCCCCGCTTTGACGTCAATGCTCCTGACCTCTACATTCCAG CTATGGCTTTCATCACCTATGTCTTGGTGGCTGGCCTGGCGCTGGGGACCCAGGATAG gatGATTGGCGGGGTCCTTATGGGCCTGCTCTTTGGGAAGATTGGCTACTACCTGGTGCTGGGCTGGTGCTGCGTGTCTATCTTTGTGTTCATG atCCGGACGCTGCGGCTGAAGATCCTGGCGGAGGCAGCGGCCGAGGGGGTCCCGGTGCGCGGCGCCAGGAACCAGCTGCGCATGTACCTGACCATGGCCGTGGCGGCGGCGCAGCCCCTGCTCATGTACTGGCTCACCTTCCACCTGGTGCGGTGA
- the YIF1B gene encoding protein YIF1B isoform X7, translating to MHEQDEAPPLGGTHFSGETVNKIKQLICQPALSSRSSKRRIPVSQPGMADPHQLFDDTSSAQSRGYGAQRAPGGLGYVPASASPQEAFLADPVSNMAMAYGSSLAAQGKELVDKNIDRFIPVTKLKYYFAVDTMYVGKKLGLLFFPYLHQDWEVQYQQDTPVAPRFDVNAPDLYIPAMAFITYVLVAGLALGTQDRFSPDLLGLQASSALAWLTLEVLAILLSLYLVTVNTDLTTIDLVAFLGYKYVGSGRCG from the exons ATGCATGAACAAGACGAAGCTCCGCCCCTTGGAGGCACACATTTTAGTGGGGagacagtgaacaaaataaaacagctaaTATGTCAGCCGGCGCTGAGTTCTCGAT CGTCAAAGCGGAGGATCCCGGTGTCCCAGCCGGGCATGGCTGACCCCCACCAGCTTTTCGATGACACAAGTTCAGCCCAGAGCCGGGGCTATGGGGCCCAGCGGGCACCTGGAGGCCTGGGCTACGTGCCAGCCTCTGCATCGCCCCAGGAGGCCTTCCTGGCCGATCCTGTGTCCAACATGGCCATGGCCTACGGGAGCAGCCTGGCCGCACAGGGCAAGGAGCTGGTGGATAAGAAC aTTGACCGCTTCATCCCCGTCACCAAGCTCAAGTATTACTTTGCCGTGGACACCATGTACGTGGGCAAGAAGCTAGGCCTGCTCTTCTTCCCCTACCTGCACCAG GACTGGGAAGTACAGTACCAGCAGGACACACCAGTCGCCCCCCGCTTTGACGTCAATGCTCCTGACCTCTACATTCCAG CTATGGCTTTCATCACCTATGTCTTGGTGGCTGGCCTGGCGCTGGGGACCCAGGATAG GTTCTCCCCAGACCTCCTGGGGCTGCAGGCGAGCTCTGCGCTGGCCTGGCTGACATTGGAGGTGCTAGCCATCCTGCTCAGTCTCTACCTGGTCACTGTCAACACCGACCTCACCACTATCGATCTGGTGGCCTTCTTGGGCTACAAATATGTTGG atCCGGACGCTGCGGCTGA